In the genome of Pangasianodon hypophthalmus isolate fPanHyp1 chromosome 24, fPanHyp1.pri, whole genome shotgun sequence, the window TCATTATGGAATTCATGATTTATGTGGAGTCAGTGAACTCCAGATTTACAGTTTTCAGACAAAAGGTGCAATTGATTATTTCCTAAACTTGTCTCTGTATAACCTAGTTTGAAAGAACAGTTCAGTGTCTGTGACAGTGGGTATGCTCAGACTATTCTTAAACATGTCTTAAGCACCTGCACTACAGCCATATTGGCACTAGAGGTCAAGTAGAGAAAAAGTTTGGTGTTTGAAAGAGGCAGTTTAAGAGTCATTGGGAAGGAACTTTATTTCAACCCAAGAAGTGTGCTCATATATATGTGCCTGTGTCCTTGATCTCTGTCTATGTGGTAGCCATCTGGTTTGTTGCTGGAAACCTTGTTAAAGATAAGTTAAAAGGTTAGGAAAAAATGCCTGAATGGTTAATTGGCAGTTAATAAGTTCACACTGCAAATAATGGTTAATAAGTTCACGCTGCAAATATGACAGAAATGTACTTTAACCTTTAACTGAAGTAAATTCTGTATTCTAAGAAAATGAAAACCttcatcaaaaatattttttaagaaaaccaTGTCACAAATATAGGCACCCCACCATTTAGCACTTTGTGCAAATTCCCTTTACCAACATATCAACACTGAGTGCTTGGAACACAGTATTGaattctcattaaatgtgtatggaCTTCACAGGCATGAGATTAATCAGCACTGAGAAGAAGAGTGCAGTGCAATCCACGTTATGAAATGTTCATCAACAAGAAGTTTGCAATAGCATTTCTCTAAAAGAGAGGGTGTAATTTCAAAATCTTACATCCAAGATCAAGATCCACCcttttatgtaatttaattaGTTAACAGTTCAATTTTGTATGCAATTTTAGGGCAACTGGACATGTTGTTTACATGTTGCCTaatgaataaacagaaaagTGTGACATTTTTCACAGATCTTcagtatataatttttatttaaagtattaaataaagtattttttgtctagatttatttacatttacattgaaCTTACTTAACCATGTGCTGTGAAACAGGAATGTGTAATGTGCTACTTGAGTAACGgcttgtttattattatcagtgttTTACAATTACAAGTATACTAAACTGCTTTTGAACGGTTTACTgtcaaaatctgatttttatttatttatttattgcagttaCGAGTTTCTGTACATGGAAACATACTCATTATTGCACTATGTTGGATAAGCTGAGTACCTTAATAGTGGTTATCaggattaattaaatttatagtGTAACACTGAAATATTGAGTCATCTAAGATGTCATATCTGTCACctttgtattaaaatatttgagGACATACAGGGCAAAGCAGCACTTTTCCTATTCACCCCCAATGACACTGTACTTCTTGTGCAGGACCTACAGACATATTGTGATTTCCCTCATGTGATTGATATCAGTATCAGACAAGCCAGCAAGGAGGGAGCCCACAAGAGCCGAGTCGTCTCCATCAGCAAGCAAGATGGCAAAACTCTGGTAAGATTGTCCATCAGAGTGATTAGCTCAAACCTGCAAACACTGCTAACAATATGTGAACATTTCTAGTGCATAATGCTAACAGCCAGCAGCTTTTAAAGAAAGGTATGTAAAATGATCCCATGTCTGTTATAAACTGTTATTTTGGCAGGTGATTTGGAAATACTGTACTTTGGTCTGAATTATAATTAGTGTTTTATTAGATGTTCATCATGCTTCTTGCTGTATTGCCATAACCCTTCATTAAGTGTGTGCACTCTGATGgaaatttttgtgtgtttttcaatAGGAGCTGGAGTTCTCCTCCCTTGCCGAGGCTCTGTCCTTTGTGTCTTTGATAGATGGCTACTACAGGCTGACCACCGATGCACATCACTACCTCTGTAAAGATGTTGCACCACCTCGATTACTGGAGGCTATTGAAAACTACTGCCATGGGCCAATATCGTAAGCCTCATAAAATCTGTTCAGAAAAAATTCCTTGGTTGTATATGTTAAATTAGTTGGCCAACTCAATGTAAAATTGTATAGTTGGagataattaattcatttattcattcgtttATCGTCTATAATTGTGCTGGACTGACCATCTTAAATTGTGTGCTTGGAAAGCAGAATGGAGTTTGCCATCAGTAAACTGCGCAAGGCTGGAAACCAGCGAGGTCTTTTTGTGCTACGCTGCAGCCCCAAAGATTATAACAAATACTTCCTGACATTTGCTATTGGGGTACGTTTGCTTTTTGATATTAAGAACCCTTACACTTTGCATTTGTCAGAATAGGCCTAAGATGCCCAGACAACATATTTTACAGCTTTTCAGCATAATTATTTTACTCAAAATTGAAATCAAGATTATTTATCACTGATATTTAGACagttttattaaatgaaaattatgtGTCCATAGTCACCTTTaatgattgtatttttaaatactgaatatGAACAAAATTAGACGCTATATAATTATATAGCATGCAGGTGTGGCAGTCATACGATCTTGGATTGGTGTACCTGAGTAATACTGTCTCAGTCTTTAGTCCCAGTGTGattagaaagaagaaaattgaATGTTGTCCAATTGCGATGTGATTCTTCAGACCATGATGTGCTCGGTCAGATAAGTCTTGGTCAAACCCTATGAATGCGAAGCTTGGGATTTAGTGCACTTAAGGATCTGATATCTAACATGAGTCAGCTGACAATGCACTTGACTGTGATTACAGTTAAAATATGATTGATTGTATGGCCCTATACAATCAATCTGTAAAGGTGTTTTACAGTATAGAAATTGGTATTACAGTGGAGTAGTGTGTGGATACTGTATCAGTTTTCAGTTAATTGTTCTTTATAATCAGTGTACACCCAGTTATGGAGTTGTGATTGCTGTAAACTGCTTACCTTATGACAAACTGTCTATTGATATAACAGTACAAAACTTTAAAACAATTAACTCTTTGAACGAGTAGTTACTATTGAGGGTAGTTAAGATTTTGAtctgattttcttcttttagATGTGTACTGAGGTGGAATACAAGCATTGCCTGATCAGTAGGTCAGACGGTGGTGATTATGTTCTGAGTGGGACTAAGAGGACCTTCAGAAGCATGCAAGAGCTGCTCAAATGTTACCAAAAAGAGACTGTTAGATCAGATGGCATTGCCTTTCAGTTCAGCAAATGCTGCCCTCCCAAGGCCAAAGGTCAGTAATGCACCAGAAGTTTCCAGCTTAATAATCAGATATACAAGATTAGGTAACTGGAAGAAATACATGGGATTTCTGTCAATATGCTTTATCAGGGTGTCTGTAAGGCCTGAAAGACTTTCATCTGTATATTTCATTTGTCAGTTACTTAGATATAAATTTGAATATATCTATATGTGGTGATTAAGTTTCTtcaaaaattatttgaaattatgTGCACTTTATTAATAGATCAAATAATTATAGGCTGTTAATACACCAGGTCTGTCTTTGGTCTGTTGCAGAAAAGTCAAATCTTCTGGTTTGTCGGAGTAATAGAGGCTCAGAGGTTCTCCCTTCACCCTCGCTGCAGAGACAGAACATCAGTCAGATGGTTTTCCACAAAATCCGGAAAGAGGACCTTGACTTTGTGAGCATGCTTTCTCTGTGTGACTctccataaaattaaaacatgaaaGTTCAAAAACCTATTTCAACTGTAATTCTGTATCAGCACTTATAGAGAGGCCTGACCCATGTCTTATTGCCATGTACGTAACTTATTCAAGACTGTCTTATTGGATATATTAcagctaaaaagaaaaaaatggatttggCAAGGTAGAAATAGtcaattattaacaaatttcaTAATTAAATGCCCACATTAAATGCCCACAAAATGTGTCTATGAGCTGTTATGCGTTGCAAGTAATTCAAGCTATAGTAATGGTGTATATAGTGTTTGTGTACTTACCTACCTAATCTCTCTGTCTAGGGAGAGAACCAAGGCCAGGGAACTTTTACAAAAATCTTTAAGGGAGTTCGGAAAGAGATGGGAGATTATGGAGAAATGCACCAGACAGACGTCATCATCAAAGTCCTTGATAAAGCACACAGAAAATATTCAGAGGTGTGTAACATCACACTGGCTACAATTTAGTGGCTATTAGATTTCTTGGTTGTAATAGTCATGGTGTACAATATTTTTGGTAGTTTTTTCACAAAGGTGATATTGAAGTggcactgtttatttttattttttcttttcttttcatctgcAGTCCTTTTTTGAGGCAGCCAGTATGATGAGCCAGCTCTCCCACAAGCATCTGACATTCACCTAtggcatctgtgtgtgtggcgAGGAGAGTAAGTGTGTGTCATGTTTCTCCCCAGGCTATTATACTCGAAATTTAAGCTCATGCCCTCTACTCACCCTTCTCTATTACCGCTTAAGCACCATATGTCTGCTGACAAGCTTTAATTGGTGTTCTTCTCTCTGGGTCAGTAATGGCAGGAGCTTAACTTATGTAATTGCTGTTACAGACATTATGGTGCAGGAATATGTGAAGTTTGGCTCCTTGGACATCTACttgaagaaaaacaagaacagtATCAGTATTTTGTGGAAGCTGGAAGTGGCTAAGCAGCTTGCATGGGCTATGCACTTTCTGGTAAGGAAGTGTAATAAAGCGTAATAAAGTGTAACGTTTCAAACTTCTTCAAAGCAAAagacacattttatattttccccCACTTTCTCCCAACAGGAGGAGAAGAACCTAGCTCATGGGAATGTATGTGCCAAAAATGTCCTTCTAATCCGTGAGGAGGACAGGAAGACGGGCAACCCTCCCTTTATCAAACTCAGCGACCCAGGCATCAGCATCACAGTGCTGCCCAGAGAAAGTAAGTGAACGTCATGCTGCATAGTGAAGAGCAGTATACTGCTCTAATTTTTATTGTACATTTCATTTAGTTTGATTGATTGTAGTTTACATGACTGTTAAAAACCGGTCTCATGAAGAAGTAACTATTCAATGATGCTGAATGATCTAGTCATAATGTAGTGCAGGGTTTACATGACATGAATCATATTGGGGTGGTCTTTTTTGAACATTTAGGAACCTGTTTATCTGTGCCTATTTATGTTTATCTGAACTACTTGGATGTGGGAGCTCAGTCTCAACCTCTCTTCTTGCAGTTTTACTGGAGAGAATCCCATGGGTTGCTCCTGAATGTATTGTGGACCCCAAGAATATAAGCCTTGCTACAGATAAGTGGAGCTTTGGCACGACTCTCTGGGAGATTTGCAGCGGAGGAGAGAAGCCGCTTGCCAACATGGACAGCTCCAAGGTAAGGTAATCTCACCAGACAGTTCTTCATATATCATTCAGGGACTGCAAAACGTGTGCACTGACCACTGCATCATGtatcaattaaaaatgatttttgcaTCATAATGAGGACAACataaaaaatgatttgtaaaCTTATAAATTGTTCGTTCTGAACATTTCTCTTCAGAAACAGTTGTTCTATGAAAAGCACCATCAGCTGCCTGTCCCCAAGTGGACCGAACTGGCCAACCTGATTAACAGCTGCATGGACTATGAGCCAGCATTCAGGTCATCCTTCAGAGCGATTATCCGTGACCTCAACAGTCTCTCTTGCCCAGGTTTGtggtttccacacacacacacacacacacagacacactgttgTGGGAATACTGCTGGTGAAGAAGAAACAGGCCACATCGGTTTTTCTACTGTTAATGGAGAAGGACAAGACGTTAACTTGGAATTTTTGACCAATGCCACAAATCTGGAGTGTTGGATAACACTGACATTGTATTGCCATTGTTTTACCCAATTATACAGGTGTATAGTCTTAACATGTGTCCAcatgtgtatattttgttttcaaCAAAAGAGTGGATTTGTGTTGATGTTCATTTGTGCAAATCAGCAAAGATCAAGAAAGattttttctctgaaatataaaatatttgttcaCAGACTATGAAACGGTGATGATGGAGAGTGACTTGGTGCCCATTAGAACCGGAGGCCTTGTGCTTGTCACAGGAGCGTTTGAGGACCAGGAGCCAGTGCAGTTTGAGGAAAGGCATCTGATTTTCCTACAGCAACTTGGCAAGGTAGTGCACTTCAAATGTTCATCATCATCCACTCATTTAAATTTCAAAAGGAAGTCCATGGTGTCCAGGTGTCCGCAAATCCTGTGCATAGTAGAGCCCACTGACCACATCGCCTGTTCTAATGGGGTAGAGGCCACCTTTTATACTTTAGGGTTGACAGTGTAAGGTCCTGCATAAAGAAGTATCCAGATCAAATATAGCAATCATGTATGTTGGCAGTAGATACTGTCATTCAGAAAGTTAGTTTCTTTACATTCAGTATGAAAATTAGTGAAGCTCTGTGCCCCAGTCGAGTTAAAAAATTAATCCATCTGTAAGTGACATCAGAAAAATATATGCCAGTAAATAAACCTTGAAAATAAATGGTAAAATAGGGCACTGTATCTGAATTAAACAGATACACTGTAAACTAAGGGACCACACTAGTGCTATAAGGTAAGTTTATACTTCTTCTGTGCCACAACAAAGAGAGGGGAATTATGGATATGTGTGGTGGGCAGAGGTGCACAGATAAGCTGACTTCCACACCTCAGTCTGCAGTGCTTAATGCTTATCTATAGCACTGTTTGTCAGGCAGgtgctgattggctgagtaTTGAGCATTAAATTAAAAGAGCCCGCAAAATAACTCCAGGTTTTTCCATGCCTGCAATTGGTGATCCTCAGTGTTATTGCATCtcgattctttctttctttcagtttttctatttttttgttcCGTAGTGGACACCTGTGTGACCACCTGTGCACCACACATTCATGTGTTCGTagagacagaaatataaatcaGGCCTTACACAACACCTTGGCAAGAGAAGAGTGAGCTTAGTCTTGTTAGTGGGCATAGCAAAGGAGCACACACAATGAGTGGCTTTTTTAATACTTCATTACACAAAGCCATAGCCAGTCATCTGTGGccagcatcatcatcataggAGGagaaagtgaacacacacaaaccaccaaACAAACTAATGACCAAAGGCACTACATTTTATGGTTTGCTAAGTCAGTCCACACCCTTGTGATGATAAAttgataattatttatttattaattattgattatgCTAATTAGCTGTTTTGTGCTGCAGGGGAACTTTGGCAGTGTAGAGATGTGCCGATACGACCCCCTGCAGGACGGTACAGGCGAGGTGGTGGCAGTGAAAAAGCTCCAGCACAGCACAACTGAACACCTTCGTGACTTTGAGAGGGAGATTGAGATCCTTAAGTCTCTCCAGCATGAGAACATTGTGAAGTACAAAGGAGTGTGCTACGGTGCAGGTGAGGAGGTGTTTTGTGGATATTAAAATATCCTCCAACCTTCTTCTAGAATCATGTGTTCATATGTAGATTACTTTGTTTTGAGTCCATATAAATGatgcacttttttccccttaccACAGATATAATTGATCAGGCATGATCAAAACATGTTTGTTGTCCAAAATTTGGTAATTTTTTGTTCTGGAGCTTTGAGACTAGTCTTGGTAATAAATATGTATAGTAATAAAAGTGTATAGCTTACAAAAGTCTATAAAAGGTCAAGCTCACAAAGGCTGGAATATTTAGCACCTGAGAAGGTCAATATCTAGAGACAAATTgcagaaaacaagaaaatggtgtgacatgaaaatggaggagaaaaaagatcTACACTGTACCAAGGTGATCGTGCACACCAAACACGTCACACACGTAAACTGCTATTTTTAAACCTGTTGTGTGTCTCAGCCGAAACATCCTTTCTCGCATAAGCGTGACTTTGatcttctgtcagctgaggcatttgtttatggcttACGGCTGTGCACAGACAGAACAGCCTGCCCTCCATTTATACggcagcatttcttttgtttgaattgaatgattagttttatttgtcttaatttatgggtttgtgctGGCTCGCTTCCTTCTTTTATATCCTTTAATTAATagcaaaattataaaataactgGGTTTCACAAATTCAGTGGTATTCTTAGTCGCATTGTCTGACTCAGTAAAACcatttgtacatttacattttgacaAGATAGCAGAAtaaattttgatttaaatatttatatacaagtGAAATGGATACTATATTATCATCTGAATCACTTCTAACATACAACAAGCTTACAGAACTTTGGGCCATGTTTCCTCCCTAGATCTCACACATCACTGAGTGCTTCCCAATTTTGTGACTAGGAGGAACGTGATTCTGGCTGCTACTTTTTAAGCCATGCAATAGGATTAATAGATAACAGTGAATCATgcagtgtcagaaaccacataagGAAATGTAACTGAAGTTATTTAACTCAACATTTAGGTCAACTGGTAATTACAAGGTTCTCTAACCTACTAGCTGCATTAGCCCTTGCAGCTACAAAACTAACGAAATAAAACTGCCTACACGTCTTGTCTGTTTGAAGGAAAaactgtttctgaaataattaACGTTTGTTCATAACTTTACTCTcaatttttgtttgcatttctcCGTATCAGATTCATAATCGAACACAATATGGTGGTCTTTTCTTCCAGGAAGGCGAAACCTTCGGCTTGTGATGGAGTACCTGCCGTTTGGCAGTCTGAGAGATTATCTCAGCAAGAACCGAGTCAGGATTGACCAAAAGAAGCTTGTACATTATGCCTCTCAAATATGCAAGGTATTAGAGTGATGCATGCCAATATCCATGCCTGCTTcatgtgtgattattattaaatagtagCTACTTTCTTATCTAATTTCTTAACTGGCCTCAAGGCTACAAGATATTTTGAGTAGAAGTGGTGTATACATAAATGGCTTGTGTTGATACAGGGTATGGAGTACCTTGCAAACAAACGGTACATTCATCGAGATCTGGCTACTCGAAACATCTTGGTGGAGAGCGAGTCTCAGGTAAAAATCGGTGACTTTGGCTTGACCAAGGTTTTGCCTCAGGACAAAGAATACTACAAGGTTAAAGAGCCTGGAGAAAGTCCAATATTCTGGTAAGAGtttgtattttgattttttttagatgtgtttattagttttggattgattttattctgaatttcttATAAGACAAAAGGCTTAAAATCTGTGTAACTATTTTGTAGATAGTGCACTAAGATTTTGCAAATGTGGTCCATTTGTTTTCAGGTATGCCCCTGAATCCTTAACAGAAAGCAAGTTTTCTGTGGCTTCAGACGTCTGGAGTTACGGTGTTGTGCTGTATGAACTCTTCACACACAGTGACAAGCTCTGTAGCCCCCCTACAGTATGTATCACTCATTCCCTTGTGTTTCTCCTTTAACGTTTGttctcattttttattaatttcatccTAAGAACAATGGACAGCATATAAGCAATGGCCTTTCGAAATCTTAGAATCACTTTACTGCTCACACAAAGGAGACACTGGGTTTAAAATGGTTTAGTTTGTGGTTTAGTGTGCACGTCCCGTAATCACATCAGGCAAATAGAATTCGTCCACCATCACATTGTCTGAATTTGTTGATTTTGTATGACATTGTGCataaaaagacaacattattagCTAAGCATCACTCTATCTCTGTTTAGGTGTTTATGAGCATGATGGGAGGAGACAAGCATGGCCAGACTATAGTGTATCATCTCATTGAACTGCTGAAACAAGGGAACCGCTTACCTCAGCCAGTGGGTTGCCCCTCAGAGGTAAGACACCCAGGCTTCACAGATGGCCAAAAAGTGCGAATACTTCTAAATGAACAATCCAGACTAAACTGTAAGTTGTCTTGTAAGTCAGAGATAGCAGCTGAAGTGGACATCATGTGTTTTCATTACAATATCTGTTTATAAATTCACCTTTTCAAAGACCATGACATTAATTTACATATAATGGcatagaattaattaattatataaaggACTTTTTAAGAGGACCAGTCTTGGACTGTTAGTACTTACAGCTACTTATAGTTGtgtttcttcttttaaaaaaataaaagcatgttaCACTGTTTTAAAAGTCTAATAACAAATTTCAAGCATAGGCACTGCACCAGGAAATAACGTAATATTTTATGTTGACATTATGTATtcctgaataaaataaatctgataatTATATCAGATTTccttattagagaatatttttatactcacaaagtaattattattaactgcCTTGTCTTTTTAATTCTGTTAGATGTATGAGATAATGCAGGAATGTTGGGATAACGACGCGACCTTTCGTCCGGCCTTTAAGGAGCTCACCCTGCGCATCGACTTGTTTCGAGACAGCAGTGATTCAGACCTATACACCCAAGTGCCTCCATTTTAAGACAGAAACACTTTGCTTTGTTCTAATAACTGCCTTGAAGATCATCAGCACCAGGTCGTTAATCAGGACCTCCATCATCACTCTCCTTGCTTTTCAGTGAGCTATCTTGGCAGACCTCATTAAGGACTTGGAACTTCTACCAGCCTTTAAGCAACTATGTTttggtttgctttttttcccccaacaccCCCTTGCTAGCAGTGCTAGCATATTTCCTTATCCTGAAGAACTGTGAAAGGAAGAATGCACATGCAATTGCGttctttttatatatgtgtttttatgtacatataaataaagattttataattttataaaaatgaaagatgaatgCAATTCTGGCTATATTTGGACTGttaaaaaacagtgaaatataaatgaagaaagatatataatgtttatagctTTCCATCGTCATGCAGGTGGTGTCTAATTAAAAtcagatattaaaaatatgtgtcTGGAAgaagttattttaaaatgtaatattttatgtcTCTAGTTTTATCTGATATGcaacagctttttaaaaaaaaattgctggtAATTGATTGACTGTgcatttcagtttatttcaaaAGGTTACGTTGTCTTAACCATTGAAACTCTAAGAAAGTAGCAGAAATGTGAAttgaaaataaaccaaatgattaaaaaaaaagataaaaggtGAACAATAAAGGTTAGGCTCAGGTCTTTGATAAATGGTGGCAGTTATTGATGGGTGATGGGCTagctttaaatgtatttatgacaCAGTGATTTCAGTCTCAGTCCTGAGAGGAAGTACA includes:
- the jak2b gene encoding tyrosine-protein kinase JAK2, whose translation is MAACPPAHQNGDVHRQERVPKPSVTALTLHLYRSSQSEEDCTPLCYPPGEYIAEQLAIEAAKECGVSPVYFSLFSLYRERDRVWLSPNHLLHLDESAKESLIFRIRYYFPGWYSCGASRAYRCGVAKGSESPVLDDHVMAYLFAQWRSDFVNGWVKLSTSHETQEECLGMAVLDMMRIAKEKQCSPLDIYNAISYKSFLPKDMRLKIQDYHIVTRKRIRYRFRKVVQQFSQCRATPRDLKLKYLINLEALDSGFYTERFQVKEASAGQVTIIVSADQGIQWCREKQKDAQLEDLQTYCDFPHVIDISIRQASKEGAHKSRVVSISKQDGKTLELEFSSLAEALSFVSLIDGYYRLTTDAHHYLCKDVAPPRLLEAIENYCHGPISMEFAISKLRKAGNQRGLFVLRCSPKDYNKYFLTFAIGMCTEVEYKHCLISRSDGGDYVLSGTKRTFRSMQELLKCYQKETVRSDGIAFQFSKCCPPKAKEKSNLLVCRSNRGSEVLPSPSLQRQNISQMVFHKIRKEDLDFGENQGQGTFTKIFKGVRKEMGDYGEMHQTDVIIKVLDKAHRKYSESFFEAASMMSQLSHKHLTFTYGICVCGEENIMVQEYVKFGSLDIYLKKNKNSISILWKLEVAKQLAWAMHFLEEKNLAHGNVCAKNVLLIREEDRKTGNPPFIKLSDPGISITVLPREILLERIPWVAPECIVDPKNISLATDKWSFGTTLWEICSGGEKPLANMDSSKKQLFYEKHHQLPVPKWTELANLINSCMDYEPAFRSSFRAIIRDLNSLSCPDYETVMMESDLVPIRTGGLVLVTGAFEDQEPVQFEERHLIFLQQLGKGNFGSVEMCRYDPLQDGTGEVVAVKKLQHSTTEHLRDFEREIEILKSLQHENIVKYKGVCYGAGRRNLRLVMEYLPFGSLRDYLSKNRVRIDQKKLVHYASQICKGMEYLANKRYIHRDLATRNILVESESQVKIGDFGLTKVLPQDKEYYKVKEPGESPIFWYAPESLTESKFSVASDVWSYGVVLYELFTHSDKLCSPPTVFMSMMGGDKHGQTIVYHLIELLKQGNRLPQPVGCPSEMYEIMQECWDNDATFRPAFKELTLRIDLFRDSSDSDLYTQVPPF